CAATGGGGCTGCGAAGCGGTGAAAAAGTACGATGACATGATCGGGAAGGTGGACGGTGTCGTCTGCGGCGGGCTGTACGAGGTTCCCTGGCAGCACAAGCTGTTCCGGCCTTACCTGAAAGCCGGTATGCCCTGCTACCTGAGCCGTCCCTGGTCCTACCGTATCAGAGACATGGAGGAAATGCTCGATCTCGCCGCAAAAAACAACGCGCCGCTCATCGCAACCGCGACCTACGAGCATTACAACGAGGCGGAAAGCCTCCGCGACAAGCTCAAGGGTGTCGGGCAGATAAAATCGGTTGCCGCGACTTGCACGGGCGGCGATTTCCCCCATTTCCACATTCAGCATATGATGCCGAAGATACTCGGGTACGATGTGAAGCAGGTTTCGCTCATGACCAACGATGTGAAAAAGCCTCAGTATCTTCAGGAGACGCTCCTGTTCGGCGGAAACGACGCCCAGCCGCAGTACCTCTGTACGATGCACTCGGCGCCGGGACCCTATGTCTTCCATATCACCATCATCGGCACCGAAGGAACCGAGGTGGCGAGCATGCCGGGGAGCACGAATTACTTCTACCGGTTCGGCACCCAGCTCATCGACATACAGAAGACACTCGAAGGCAAAACCTACCAGGATTTCGACATCGTCCGCAAGAAGCACCTGAACTGGATAACCGCCCACTATTCCCATGTGGAGCGTAAGGGCGCGTTTGTCGAAATCGGGACGGTTCCCGCAGACTGGAGCCCGCCGCTCTGGATGCCCGGCTGGCTGGATGATTCGCTGTTCAAGGATTGACAGGAATCAGGCAATATATTTTATTGCTCCGGCGGATAAATAATGATACCAATAGCAGGAACAGATGCCGAAACAAGTTCGGCATGACGTCATCCGATGTCACTGTTTATTCGCCAAAGCACTATAAACGGGCGTGTGAAAACATACCTTTTCACCGTTCATACAAGGAGATTGTCATATGCCGAAAACACCATCGAGGCGTTCGTTTCTCAAAAGCGGCGCCGCAGCGGGAAGCGCACTGATCGGTTCGGCAGCATCGGCATCGGCAGCCCGCACGCCATACAAACGTCCGACTCCCTCATCGACCGGGCTCATCGAGGTTGGTGTCATCACCTGCGGCTATTATTCCCACATCGAGGACATATGGGGACGGCTCATCAATCCCATCGGTGAGGATAAGGACGGCACCTACTGGCCGCGCCAGAGCGGCATGGTCATGACCATGGTCTGGGACCCCGACCGTAAAGCGGCGGAAACATTCGCTCAGAAGTACAACCTGAAAGTGGCGCAGAATTACTACGACATGGTCGACAAAGTGGACGGTGTCATACTGTCGGATTACTATGCGACGGGATGGTGGCCGCAGCTCTCGAAACCGTACCTCGAAGCGGGAATGCCGACCCTCATCAACCGTCCCTTCGCGCTCTCCCTCAAAGAGGCGAAGGAGATGATCGACCGCTCGAAAAAGTACAATGCGCCCATTCTGGTGCCATCCTCGGACGAGTACATGTTCGAGACCGTCCAGGCCCGTCACCGCCTTCAGATGCTCCTCGAGGGGGGCGGGCAGATTACCGGTGTCATGGCGTTCGAACCCTGCGGGGAATACCCGGCGCACGGCGTTCACAGCATTTACAACATCTATGCGATCATGGAACCCGATGTCATCGCCGCGAGCCTGTATGCGGAGAAATGGTGGGAATGGGGGCTCAAGGGAGGCATGATGAACTGGCTCGTCAAAGGCAAAGGCGATGCGCCGGATTATTATGTCGCCATACGGATGTCACAGGAACCCGATACCAACGGCTGGCTGATGATATCCACCACAAAAGGCCGGATTTACGATCCCAACGACCATGCGGGGGAGGTATTCACCCGTTACCGGAACATTTTCCTTCCCACGGTCATAGAATTCCAGAAATTGATCGAGACCCGTAAAATGTCCCAGACATACGAGCACATCATGGGAAAAACGACGACATACCTGACCGGTTTTTATTCAAATCTGGTGAAAAACGGCGCGCTCGTTCCCTGCTCGGAGCTTCCGGAGACATGGCGGGCACCGGAGGTCATGCCGGAACGGGTACCGAAGGATGTTTTCAGGTAATACCGCTTTCATCTCTTTACGAATATAAAAGAGTATGTGATTTTCACCGTTGAAGGAACCGGAAACACAAAAAAGGGGAAAAGTGCTTTTTATACCAAGCTGCGTTCAGTGAAGCAATAGTGTATAATAGCTGGCAACCCCCCATTTTAAGAACACTTTTTTTAGATGTTACTTCTTTTAGATGTTACTTCCTTTGCTTGCCCAAAGGAAGTAACCAAGGAAAGGGCACCCCGGGAAAAGCCTGTTTCCACGGTCACGGCCCGTTTTTCGGGAATGTGTGAACTCACGAGCCTTCGGCTCGCTCGAACAGCACCCATTCTTTTTCCGAAAACCGGTTGTGACCGCGGGGCTTTTCAACGGGGTTGAAAAATCGGAAGCTCCAAAGGGTGTTATGCTGTTTATAATCAATTCATTACAATAAAATAGTCATCGTGGATTTTTGGGGATAAGGTGAAGATGTTCCTGCCATCAACCATTATTAAGAACACTTTTTTTAGATGTTACTTCCTTTGCGTGCCCAAAGGAAGTAACCAAGGAAAGGGCACCCCGTGAAAAGCCTGTTTCCACGGTCACGGCCCGTTTTTCGGGAATGTGTGAACTCACGAGCCTTCGGCTCGCTCGGACAGCACCCATTCTTTTTCCGAAAAACGCTTGTGACCGCGGGGCTTTTCAACGGGGTTGAAAAACACCAGCAAGAATCATATTTATTCTATTTATAATCAATGTAATACAATACAATACATCGTGGATTTTGGGAGATCAGGTGAAGATGTTCCGGACAGCACCTATTTAATTTCCGAAAACCGGTTGTGACCGTGGGGCTTTTCAATGGGGTTGAAAAATCGGAAGCTCCAAAGGGTGTTATGCTAAGTATTACAATAAAAATTAATCATGGATTATAGGGGGGCAAGTGCATAATAGACCCTGAAATAAATTCAGGGTGACGGGAACGCCGTCATGCCGAACCGTTTTCAGCATC
This sequence is a window from bacterium. Protein-coding genes within it:
- a CDS encoding Gfo/Idh/MocA family oxidoreductase, with the translated sequence MPKTPSRRSFLKSGAAAGSALIGSAASASAARTPYKRPTPSSTGLIEVGVITCGYYSHIEDIWGRLINPIGEDKDGTYWPRQSGMVMTMVWDPDRKAAETFAQKYNLKVAQNYYDMVDKVDGVILSDYYATGWWPQLSKPYLEAGMPTLINRPFALSLKEAKEMIDRSKKYNAPILVPSSDEYMFETVQARHRLQMLLEGGGQITGVMAFEPCGEYPAHGVHSIYNIYAIMEPDVIAASLYAEKWWEWGLKGGMMNWLVKGKGDAPDYYVAIRMSQEPDTNGWLMISTTKGRIYDPNDHAGEVFTRYRNIFLPTVIEFQKLIETRKMSQTYEHIMGKTTTYLTGFYSNLVKNGALVPCSELPETWRAPEVMPERVPKDVFR